A genomic segment from Haloarcula limicola encodes:
- a CDS encoding UbiD family decarboxylase domain-containing protein produces the protein MTDARSFREGVDALAANDDLLDVDERVSDEDVAAVAAEAARSNGPAVRFTETSGVVTPVSGAFAGPEQVTQSSERPWKRIATALGLETDASYRRVVERVAAPLAAATEPAETDLLADPSDADCYSLGLPPLEPGAPPAFTLGVLAFEHGDETRWLPVRGSVRGTHRVRAVVPADSGLTSSAEVSLCLGVPGAAVTNTLLHWLDRSQTGSIRPGTKSDAVPTATHEGRVVPATSEVLFSGRVADFEAGSEPSVDGGTAWELAMETEVVDVSVDAVAHRESPLVPFVPLGTPLTDDVQLVGITESARLNYRVNNYWGIEPVEWIRLPAEMSLGMCVVASEILYAGFEWQLSNTLFAFSSLFDKILILDENTSAADLSRPLDDIWVKAHPSQDWVFSEPSAPAATAPRYRTDGEPGSRLFINATWDPRWDEEYIAPRVTYETSYPEEVRRTVAEMWSNLGFDSSDD, from the coding sequence ATGACGGACGCGCGCTCGTTCCGCGAGGGCGTCGACGCGCTGGCGGCGAACGACGACCTCCTCGACGTCGACGAGCGCGTCTCGGACGAGGACGTCGCCGCAGTCGCAGCGGAAGCGGCCCGCTCGAACGGGCCGGCGGTGCGATTCACCGAAACGAGCGGCGTCGTGACTCCGGTCTCGGGGGCGTTCGCGGGACCGGAGCAGGTGACACAGAGCTCGGAGAGACCGTGGAAGCGCATCGCGACCGCGCTCGGCCTCGAGACGGACGCGTCGTACCGACGCGTCGTAGAGCGCGTCGCCGCGCCGCTGGCGGCGGCGACGGAGCCCGCGGAGACGGACCTGCTCGCCGACCCGTCGGACGCTGACTGTTACTCGCTGGGCCTGCCGCCGCTGGAACCCGGCGCGCCGCCCGCGTTCACGCTGGGCGTACTCGCTTTCGAACACGGGGACGAGACGCGGTGGCTTCCGGTCCGCGGGTCCGTCCGCGGCACGCATCGCGTCCGAGCGGTCGTCCCGGCGGACAGCGGCCTGACGTCCAGCGCCGAGGTGTCGCTCTGTCTCGGTGTGCCGGGAGCGGCGGTGACCAACACACTCCTCCACTGGCTTGACCGATCCCAGACCGGGAGCATCCGTCCGGGGACGAAGTCCGACGCCGTGCCGACGGCGACCCACGAGGGACGGGTAGTCCCAGCCACGTCCGAAGTCCTCTTCTCGGGCCGCGTCGCGGACTTCGAGGCGGGATCGGAGCCGTCGGTCGACGGGGGAACGGCCTGGGAACTGGCGATGGAGACGGAGGTCGTCGACGTGAGCGTCGACGCGGTGGCCCACCGCGAGTCGCCGCTCGTCCCGTTCGTCCCGCTCGGAACGCCGCTCACCGACGACGTCCAACTGGTCGGCATCACCGAGTCGGCGCGCCTGAACTACCGCGTGAACAACTACTGGGGCATCGAGCCCGTCGAGTGGATTCGCCTCCCCGCGGAGATGAGCCTCGGCATGTGCGTCGTCGCCTCCGAGATACTGTACGCCGGCTTCGAGTGGCAACTGTCGAACACGCTCTTCGCCTTCTCCAGCCTGTTCGACAAGATACTCATCTTGGACGAGAACACCTCGGCTGCGGACCTCTCGCGCCCGCTAGACGACATCTGGGTGAAGGCTCACCCGTCTCAGGACTGGGTGTTCAGCGAACCGAGCGCCCCAGCCGCGACCGCACCGCGGTACCGGACCGACGGCGAGCCGGGGTCGCGGCTGTTCATCAACGCCACGTGGGACCCGCGCTGGGACGAGGAGTACATCGCGCCGCGGGTGACCTACGAGACCTCCTATCCCGAGGAGGTCCGCCGGACCGTCGCGGAGATGTGGAGCAACCTCGGATTCGACTCCTCGGACGACTGA
- a CDS encoding zinc ribbon domain-containing protein, with amino-acid sequence MSADRGIVATGVYLPRSRLDGEEIEAAWGTGAPVSRAAVPTADEDALTMAVAAGRNALDSGDADASDVDHLAIGTTTPPLEEEEFAPRAASALGLDADCVLEAATQSTVAGADALLSAAAAPGPALAVVSDTPNGDPAEVGQRVGAGAAAFLFDEGGAVVLADSATRSRDAPGLRFRERGADGVEELDITTYERETTRDLVSTAVEALDVDHEAVDGASFHQPTPDIPHRIAGALPYDAEAVARGTLVDDVGDAGAATPAIGLLAALGESDPSSTTVAGFFGSGATAVALAFETRDALDTGVSAAVESGVSIPYTAALRERGVVGETEVAGGGAHVSLPSWQRTIPQRYRLEAGQCPECGAVAFPPEGACPDCHERVEFETVELPRTGEIVAVTVIGQGGAPPEFVEFQRRDGPFAVAIVEVTAGDGSARFPVQLTDCEPDEVSVGDRVSGRLRRIYSVEGVTRYGLKFVPE; translated from the coding sequence ATGAGCGCCGACCGCGGAATCGTCGCGACCGGCGTCTACCTCCCGCGGTCTCGGCTGGACGGCGAGGAGATCGAAGCGGCGTGGGGGACCGGCGCGCCGGTCTCGCGGGCCGCCGTGCCGACGGCCGACGAGGACGCGCTCACGATGGCCGTCGCGGCGGGCCGAAACGCGCTCGATAGCGGCGACGCGGACGCGAGCGACGTCGACCACCTCGCGATCGGCACGACGACGCCGCCGCTCGAAGAGGAGGAGTTCGCGCCGCGGGCCGCGTCGGCGCTCGGCCTCGATGCGGACTGCGTCTTGGAGGCGGCCACGCAGAGCACGGTGGCCGGCGCGGACGCGCTCCTGTCGGCCGCCGCCGCCCCCGGTCCCGCGCTGGCCGTCGTCTCGGACACCCCGAACGGCGACCCGGCCGAGGTCGGACAGCGCGTCGGTGCCGGTGCCGCCGCGTTCCTCTTCGACGAGGGCGGCGCTGTCGTCCTCGCAGACTCGGCGACGCGCTCGCGCGACGCGCCGGGGCTCCGGTTCCGCGAGCGCGGGGCCGACGGCGTCGAAGAGCTGGACATCACGACCTACGAGCGCGAGACGACCCGCGACCTCGTCTCGACGGCCGTCGAAGCGCTCGACGTCGACCACGAGGCCGTCGATGGCGCGAGTTTCCACCAGCCGACGCCGGATATCCCGCATCGGATCGCCGGCGCGCTCCCCTACGACGCGGAGGCGGTCGCGCGGGGCACGCTCGTCGACGACGTCGGCGACGCCGGCGCGGCGACGCCGGCCATCGGCTTGCTCGCGGCGCTGGGCGAGAGCGACCCCTCGTCGACGACCGTCGCGGGCTTCTTCGGGAGCGGAGCGACGGCCGTCGCGCTCGCGTTCGAGACCCGGGACGCCCTCGATACGGGCGTCTCGGCGGCCGTCGAGAGCGGCGTCTCCATCCCGTACACAGCGGCGCTACGCGAGCGCGGCGTCGTCGGCGAAACGGAGGTCGCCGGCGGCGGTGCCCACGTGAGTCTCCCCTCCTGGCAGCGGACCATCCCGCAGCGATATCGGCTCGAAGCGGGTCAGTGCCCCGAATGTGGGGCAGTCGCGTTCCCGCCCGAAGGAGCCTGTCCCGACTGTCACGAACGCGTGGAGTTCGAGACCGTCGAACTTCCGCGGACCGGCGAGATCGTCGCCGTGACCGTCATCGGTCAGGGCGGCGCGCCGCCGGAGTTCGTCGAGTTCCAGCGCCGCGACGGGCCGTTCGCCGTCGCGATCGTCGAAGTCACCGCCGGGGACGGGTCGGCTCGGTTCCCCGTTCAGCTGACCGACTGCGAACCCGACGAGGTATCCGTCGGCGACCGGGTCAGCGGGCGGCTCCGGAGAATATACAGCGTCGAGGGCGTCACTCGATACGGACTGAAGTTCGTCCCCGAGTGA
- a CDS encoding thiolase domain-containing protein, giving the protein MTDAYIIGAGQSDFGSFPSESYRSLFDDAFDEALESVDGEFDTNRIDEAFLGTLGVGGRQLGLSGPAVTEHLGLHGIPTTRVENACAASGYALRQAVMAVRSGMADIALAGGYEVMTDMSGDHTKWWLGVSGETEWERLSGTTFAGVYAQMASAYMREYEATKEDISRVAVKNHANGAQNPHAQLGFECSLEDAMNAPDVAAPLNLYHCCPTTDGASAVFVASEEVARELSDAPVRVAGAGAASGRVGLFQRDSLTGIPASETAAERAYDEADVRPDDLDFAEVHDCFAIAELAAYEDLGFCDRGEAPRLLREGVTDPDGELPVNTSGGLKSKGHPIGATGTGQVVEAFSQLRGEAHVQVDDPRVGLTHNVGGSGGGVTVHVFERVDGGEL; this is encoded by the coding sequence ATGACCGATGCGTACATCATCGGCGCTGGACAGTCGGACTTCGGGTCGTTTCCCTCGGAGTCGTACCGATCGCTGTTCGACGACGCGTTCGACGAGGCCCTCGAGAGCGTCGACGGGGAGTTCGACACCAACCGGATCGACGAGGCCTTTCTCGGCACGCTCGGCGTCGGCGGCCGCCAACTGGGGCTGAGCGGGCCGGCCGTGACCGAACACCTCGGGCTCCACGGCATCCCGACGACGCGCGTCGAGAACGCGTGTGCGGCCTCCGGGTACGCGCTCCGACAGGCCGTGATGGCCGTTCGCTCGGGGATGGCGGACATCGCGCTGGCCGGTGGCTACGAAGTGATGACCGACATGAGCGGCGACCACACGAAGTGGTGGCTCGGCGTCAGCGGCGAGACGGAGTGGGAGCGCCTCTCCGGGACGACGTTCGCGGGCGTCTACGCGCAGATGGCGAGCGCCTACATGCGCGAGTACGAGGCGACGAAGGAGGACATCTCCCGCGTCGCGGTCAAGAACCACGCCAACGGAGCCCAGAACCCCCACGCGCAGCTCGGCTTCGAGTGCTCGCTCGAGGACGCGATGAACGCCCCCGACGTCGCCGCGCCGCTGAACCTGTATCACTGCTGTCCGACGACGGACGGCGCGAGCGCGGTCTTCGTCGCAAGCGAGGAGGTCGCCCGCGAGCTCTCGGACGCCCCCGTTCGGGTCGCGGGCGCGGGCGCGGCGAGCGGTCGCGTCGGCCTCTTTCAGCGCGACTCGCTGACGGGTATTCCGGCCTCCGAGACGGCCGCCGAGCGCGCGTACGACGAGGCCGATGTCCGGCCGGACGACCTCGACTTCGCGGAGGTCCACGACTGCTTCGCCATCGCCGAACTCGCCGCCTACGAGGACCTCGGCTTCTGTGACCGGGGCGAGGCCCCCCGACTCCTCCGAGAGGGGGTCACCGACCCGGACGGGGAACTGCCGGTGAACACCTCCGGCGGTCTCAAATCGAAGGGCCATCCCATCGGGGCGACGGGGACCGGACAGGTCGTCGAAGCGTTCTCCCAGCTCCGCGGCGAGGCCCACGTACAGGTCGACGACCCGAGGGTGGGGCTGACACACAACGTCGGCGGCTCCGGCGGTGGCGTGACCGTCCACGTCTTCGAGCGGGTCGACGGGGGTGAACTATGA
- a CDS encoding acyl-CoA thioesterase, producing MRTIETHDVRFGELAGQLVHGARFFDWELISTQVVTESFGHAFEDIVDADGIPYAPVVAATSVYRYPGFRDTVTVETTPISVGESSVELCYEMTDDAGNRLATARITHVTIAPDGGAQSLPAETRRQFREALEETSPEVGPRGADDDREWESFSASFDVRSPHVEGSSLAYFEEYPRFADVALERFLESRETSPEAAGGGDNPFRLRDWRWEFVSPVQYESTLTVESDVRSVTEDTLRIGHRFESDDRVSIEGITEYGRFDDAGNPVSFTPQVRALFAAE from the coding sequence GTGCGAACTATCGAGACACACGACGTTCGGTTCGGCGAGCTCGCCGGACAGCTCGTCCACGGGGCGCGGTTCTTCGACTGGGAACTCATCTCGACACAGGTCGTCACCGAGTCGTTCGGCCACGCCTTCGAGGACATCGTCGACGCCGACGGGATCCCCTACGCGCCCGTCGTCGCCGCGACGTCGGTCTATCGCTATCCGGGGTTTCGCGACACGGTGACCGTCGAGACGACGCCGATATCGGTCGGCGAGAGCAGCGTCGAACTGTGCTACGAGATGACCGACGACGCCGGCAACCGTCTCGCGACCGCGCGGATCACACACGTCACTATCGCGCCCGACGGGGGCGCGCAGTCGCTTCCGGCAGAGACGCGACGACAGTTCCGAGAGGCCCTCGAAGAGACGAGCCCCGAAGTCGGCCCCCGTGGAGCGGACGACGACCGGGAGTGGGAGTCCTTCTCGGCGTCGTTCGACGTCCGAAGCCCCCACGTTGAGGGGTCTTCGCTCGCGTACTTCGAGGAGTATCCGCGCTTCGCGGACGTGGCGCTCGAACGCTTCCTCGAATCGAGGGAGACGAGTCCCGAGGCGGCGGGCGGCGGCGACAATCCATTCCGACTGCGCGACTGGCGCTGGGAGTTCGTCTCCCCGGTCCAGTACGAGTCGACGCTCACCGTCGAGTCGGACGTTCGGTCCGTCACCGAAGACACGCTCCGAATCGGGCATCGATTCGAGAGCGACGACCGTGTGAGCATCGAAGGCATCACCGAATACGGCCGCTTCGACGACGCCGGGAACCCGGTTTCGTTCACTCCGCAAGTGCGAGCGCTATTCGCCGCGGAGTGA
- a CDS encoding enoyl-CoA hydratase/isomerase family protein produces MVRVETADRVHTISFDRPETKNSFTADAATQLVEALETAESEDARAAVITGDGDAFCAGGDIQAMADRDETPGESFERVQSTLNAVIEQLLTAPFPVVAKVNGDAVGAGTNIAAACDFAHADSEARFGEVFGNVGLIPDSGGTFLLPALVGLRKAKELTMTGRLFDAEEAAEMELVNRAVPGEELDESVDDLLDTLDRKPTETLGLTKRGIHENIGRPFRDALEREAHLQTLAYGSEAHDVGVNAFLRDERPEFR; encoded by the coding sequence ATGGTCCGAGTCGAGACAGCCGACCGCGTACACACGATCTCGTTCGACCGCCCGGAGACGAAGAACTCCTTTACGGCCGACGCGGCGACCCAACTCGTCGAGGCGCTGGAGACGGCCGAATCCGAGGACGCCCGAGCGGCGGTGATCACCGGCGACGGCGACGCGTTCTGCGCCGGCGGCGACATCCAAGCGATGGCCGACCGCGATGAGACGCCCGGCGAGTCGTTCGAACGCGTGCAGTCGACGCTCAACGCCGTTATCGAACAGCTGCTGACCGCTCCGTTTCCGGTCGTCGCGAAGGTCAACGGCGACGCCGTCGGCGCTGGGACGAACATCGCCGCCGCCTGTGACTTCGCCCACGCCGACAGCGAGGCCCGCTTCGGCGAGGTGTTCGGCAACGTCGGACTGATACCCGACTCGGGCGGGACGTTCCTGCTCCCGGCGCTCGTGGGGCTCCGCAAGGCGAAGGAACTCACCATGACCGGCCGGCTCTTCGACGCGGAGGAGGCCGCGGAGATGGAGCTCGTCAACCGCGCGGTCCCTGGCGAGGAACTCGACGAGTCCGTCGACGACCTGCTGGACACCCTCGATCGGAAACCGACCGAGACGCTCGGGCTGACGAAGCGCGGCATCCACGAGAACATCGGACGCCCGTTCCGCGACGCCCTGGAGCGTGAAGCGCACCTACAGACGCTCGCGTACGGAAGCGAGGCGCATGACGTCGGGGTGAACGCGTTCCTGCGGGACGAGCGACCGGAGTTCCGGTGA
- a CDS encoding aldehyde dehydrogenase family protein — translation MSYDGPTELYINGEWTAAESGDTIETVDPATEETYATVACASAEDVGHAVAAADAAAERGSEWRTMSPSDRGQRLRAMADEIESMADEIGLVESHDNGKTPFEASLDIDMVVDTFRYYAGWADKLTGETVPVPGNRLDYTLQEPLGVTGHIAPWNYPFQLAGRSLAPALACGNTAVLKPSNTTPLSALYYAKAAEAAGLPDGVLNVVPGTGSEAGGALVSDPAVDHVAFTGSTGVGKHIMSEAADNVTGVTLELGGKGPNMVFPDADLEAASKGVHYGIFMNCGQMCWAGSRLLVHEDVHDEVVERVVDRAEATPLGSGIDDDGRMGPAVSESHREEVLEYIETGVDEGATVATGGGVPEDKDQGYFIEPTVFTDVTNDMTIAREEIFGPVLSVIEFGDDEEAIDIANDSPFGLSAGIWTSDIHRAHDTAARLDYGMVSINEYPQTFPQTPFGGFKESGIGREQGTEAIKEYTQAKNVNVNIDR, via the coding sequence ATGAGCTACGACGGTCCTACAGAGTTGTATATCAACGGCGAATGGACGGCAGCCGAGAGCGGCGACACGATAGAGACGGTAGATCCGGCGACCGAGGAGACGTACGCGACGGTGGCCTGCGCCTCGGCCGAAGACGTCGGCCACGCGGTGGCCGCGGCGGACGCGGCCGCCGAGCGCGGGTCGGAGTGGCGGACGATGAGCCCGAGCGACCGGGGCCAGCGCCTCCGTGCGATGGCCGACGAGATCGAGTCGATGGCCGACGAGATCGGCCTCGTCGAGTCCCACGACAACGGCAAGACGCCGTTCGAGGCGAGCCTCGACATCGACATGGTCGTCGACACGTTCCGCTACTACGCCGGCTGGGCGGACAAGCTGACGGGCGAGACGGTCCCGGTTCCCGGTAACCGCCTCGACTACACGCTGCAGGAGCCGCTCGGCGTCACCGGCCACATCGCCCCGTGGAACTACCCCTTCCAGCTGGCCGGTCGCAGTCTGGCCCCCGCGCTCGCCTGCGGGAACACCGCGGTCCTCAAGCCCTCGAACACCACGCCGCTGTCCGCGCTCTACTACGCGAAGGCCGCCGAAGCGGCCGGCCTTCCCGACGGCGTCCTCAACGTCGTCCCGGGCACGGGCTCCGAGGCCGGGGGCGCGCTCGTCTCCGATCCCGCGGTCGACCACGTCGCCTTCACCGGGAGTACCGGCGTCGGGAAGCACATCATGTCGGAGGCCGCCGACAACGTGACCGGCGTCACGCTGGAGCTGGGCGGGAAAGGTCCGAACATGGTCTTCCCCGACGCCGACCTCGAAGCGGCGTCGAAGGGCGTCCACTACGGGATCTTCATGAACTGCGGGCAGATGTGCTGGGCGGGGTCGCGGCTCCTCGTTCACGAGGACGTTCACGACGAGGTCGTCGAACGGGTCGTGGACCGCGCGGAGGCGACGCCGCTCGGCAGCGGTATCGACGACGACGGTCGGATGGGTCCCGCGGTCAGCGAGAGCCACCGCGAGGAGGTCCTCGAGTACATCGAGACCGGCGTCGACGAGGGCGCGACGGTCGCGACCGGCGGCGGCGTCCCCGAGGACAAGGACCAGGGGTACTTCATCGAGCCGACGGTGTTCACCGACGTGACGAACGACATGACCATCGCGCGCGAGGAGATCTTCGGGCCGGTCCTCTCGGTCATCGAGTTCGGCGACGACGAGGAGGCGATCGACATCGCCAACGACTCGCCGTTCGGTCTGAGCGCCGGCATCTGGACGAGCGACATCCACAGAGCCCACGACACCGCGGCGCGACTCGACTACGGGATGGTCAGCATCAACGAGTACCCCCAGACGTTCCCGCAGACGCCGTTCGGCGGGTTCAAGGAGAGCGGCATCGGTCGCGAACAGGGGACCGAGGCCATCAAGGAGTACACGCAGGCGAAGAACGTCAACGTCAACATCGACCGGTAG
- a CDS encoding acyl-CoA dehydrogenase family protein — MQLLERSLSEEHREIRDRADEFARDVVEPRAEEIEAADEFPRDVIEAAGDMDILGILLPEEYGGLDSDFISYALAVERVARASGAVAETIQGHTFAALPIARHGTESQKEAWLPEMAAGDAVGAMLLTEPGAGSSPTELETVAEEADDGYRLSGEKSFGTNAGVADVHLVVARKQPQPEDSHGVSVFLAPGVDEADGFSFDRAEFMGMRGHVTGDSTLDGVHVDSDALLGSVGEGFRIAMGTIDMARTGLGAIGTGIAQAAYEDAVDYASERRQGGNAIGEYQAVQVLVAKMDTRLDAARHLVYESAATIADEGGNTRKSSQSKYYASDVAEFVTRNAMQIYGGKGYRTDYPLERYFRDAKILSLIGGTTEIQQTTVATESLSL; from the coding sequence ATGCAGCTTCTAGAACGATCGCTGTCCGAGGAGCACCGTGAGATACGAGACCGCGCCGACGAGTTCGCGCGAGACGTCGTCGAACCGCGAGCGGAGGAGATAGAGGCCGCCGACGAGTTCCCGCGAGACGTCATCGAGGCGGCCGGTGACATGGACATCCTCGGCATTCTACTCCCCGAGGAGTACGGCGGACTGGACTCCGACTTCATCTCGTACGCGCTCGCGGTCGAGCGGGTCGCACGCGCGAGCGGCGCGGTCGCCGAGACCATACAGGGACACACCTTCGCCGCCCTCCCGATCGCGCGGCACGGCACGGAGTCGCAGAAGGAGGCGTGGCTCCCCGAGATGGCGGCCGGCGACGCCGTCGGCGCGATGCTGCTCACCGAACCCGGCGCGGGGAGCTCGCCGACGGAACTCGAGACGGTCGCCGAGGAAGCCGACGACGGGTACCGCCTGTCGGGCGAGAAGTCCTTCGGGACGAACGCCGGCGTCGCCGACGTCCACCTCGTCGTCGCGCGGAAGCAGCCACAGCCCGAGGACTCCCACGGCGTCAGCGTCTTCCTCGCTCCCGGAGTCGACGAGGCGGACGGGTTCTCGTTCGACCGCGCCGAGTTCATGGGGATGCGCGGCCACGTCACGGGCGACTCGACGCTCGACGGCGTTCACGTCGACTCGGACGCGCTCCTCGGCAGCGTCGGGGAGGGCTTCCGCATCGCGATGGGGACCATCGACATGGCGAGGACCGGCCTCGGGGCCATCGGGACGGGCATCGCACAGGCCGCGTACGAGGACGCCGTCGACTACGCCAGCGAGCGTCGACAGGGCGGCAACGCCATCGGCGAGTATCAGGCTGTCCAGGTCCTCGTGGCCAAGATGGACACGCGACTCGACGCGGCCCGCCACCTCGTCTACGAGTCGGCGGCGACGATCGCCGACGAGGGCGGGAACACGCGGAAGTCGAGCCAGTCGAAGTACTACGCGAGCGACGTCGCCGAGTTCGTCACGCGCAACGCGATGCAGATCTACGGCGGCAAGGGGTACCGGACGGACTACCCGCTCGAACGGTACTTCCGTGACGCAAAAATACTGAGTTTGATCGGTGGGACCACCGAGATTCAGCAGACGACCGTCGCGACCGAATCGCTCTCGCTGTAG
- a CDS encoding enoyl-CoA hydratase/isomerase family protein codes for MESFDQLDLEYFQTEVENNVGILRIDRPPVNAHNIDVLLELQRAVEGVRFDDNVRVCVFGSANESIFSTGFDINDLQTEEAHQIGYASQTSKEIIMKMRTTDTIFIAAVDGHCMGGGLELALACDFRFVGDDDDYRVGMPEVHLGLIAGEAGTQLLPRYIDRSEALRMMITGEELTPQEAHDKDIFDEIHPPEDLEDAVFEFAEQIVEKPAGAVGHNKLAVNEGLEMPLWDALSHERELQNALLGSESAKEGVNAFLEDREPDFVGVEIGEKEAPEPQSDD; via the coding sequence ATGGAGTCATTCGACCAGTTAGACCTGGAGTACTTCCAGACCGAAGTAGAGAACAACGTCGGTATCCTCCGCATCGACCGGCCGCCCGTGAACGCCCACAACATCGACGTCCTGCTCGAACTGCAGCGCGCCGTCGAGGGCGTTCGGTTCGACGACAACGTCCGCGTGTGCGTCTTCGGAAGCGCCAACGAGAGCATCTTCTCGACCGGCTTCGACATCAACGACCTCCAGACGGAGGAGGCCCACCAGATCGGCTACGCCAGCCAGACCTCGAAGGAGATCATCATGAAGATGCGGACGACGGACACCATCTTCATCGCCGCCGTCGACGGGCACTGCATGGGTGGTGGCCTCGAACTGGCGCTGGCCTGTGACTTCCGCTTCGTCGGCGACGACGACGACTACCGTGTCGGGATGCCGGAGGTCCACCTCGGTCTCATCGCCGGCGAGGCCGGGACCCAGCTCCTCCCCCGCTACATCGACCGCTCGGAAGCGCTCCGAATGATGATCACCGGCGAGGAGCTCACGCCGCAGGAGGCCCACGACAAGGACATCTTCGACGAGATCCACCCGCCGGAAGACCTCGAGGACGCCGTCTTCGAGTTCGCCGAGCAGATCGTCGAGAAGCCCGCCGGAGCCGTCGGTCACAACAAGCTGGCCGTCAACGAGGGCCTCGAGATGCCGCTCTGGGACGCGCTCTCTCACGAGCGCGAGCTCCAGAACGCGCTGCTCGGTTCGGAATCCGCGAAGGAGGGCGTCAACGCGTTCCTCGAGGACCGCGAGCCGGACTTCGTCGGCGTCGAAATCGGCGAGAAAGAAGCGCCCGAACCCCAGTCGGACGACTGA
- a CDS encoding Phenylacetic acid catabolic protein: MTENWSDDAVEYVQAIADTKLILSHRYTEWMLSGPVLEDDIAGASAAQDEIGHVRQLFEKLSSHGRALPWLQGDRSPEEFANAACLDEEFDSWVEFVTVADLTERAAWYLIDSIVHEDFDGLGERIGQDEYFHLEHLDGSLERHAEENAEAVEAALEAAVPGVLAFIGPAALDADSDPLVQSGFTDRSAADVRDGFKAQYDSMFEGTDVDISVADWEAPDADEWDSTRRRVGEGHIRSELIDALTGVKNAEFARA; encoded by the coding sequence ATGACTGAGAACTGGAGTGACGACGCGGTAGAGTACGTACAGGCGATCGCGGACACGAAGCTGATCCTCTCACACCGGTACACGGAGTGGATGCTCTCCGGGCCGGTCTTAGAGGACGACATCGCGGGCGCGAGTGCCGCCCAGGACGAGATCGGCCACGTCCGCCAGCTGTTCGAGAAACTCTCCAGCCACGGCCGCGCCCTCCCGTGGTTGCAGGGCGACCGGTCGCCCGAGGAGTTCGCCAACGCCGCCTGCCTCGACGAGGAGTTCGACTCGTGGGTCGAGTTCGTCACGGTCGCCGACCTGACCGAGCGCGCCGCCTGGTACCTCATCGACTCCATCGTCCACGAGGACTTCGACGGTCTCGGCGAGCGCATCGGCCAGGACGAGTACTTCCACTTAGAGCACTTGGACGGCAGTCTCGAACGTCACGCCGAAGAGAACGCCGAAGCGGTCGAAGCGGCGCTCGAGGCGGCGGTCCCGGGCGTGCTCGCGTTCATCGGGCCGGCAGCGCTCGACGCCGACTCGGACCCGCTCGTGCAGTCGGGCTTCACCGATCGGTCGGCCGCCGACGTCCGCGACGGGTTCAAAGCGCAGTACGACTCGATGTTCGAGGGGACCGACGTAGATATCTCGGTGGCCGACTGGGAGGCGCCCGACGCGGACGAGTGGGACAGCACGCGCCGCCGCGTCGGCGAGGGACACATCCGCTCTGAACTGATCGACGCGTTGACCGGCGTCAAGAACGCTGAGTTCGCACGGGCCTGA
- a CDS encoding phenylacetic acid degradation PaaB family protein: MKYEVFARIRAGDELIHVGNVDAPDDRLVKSYARTTFDEEDWDRMVAVPRDELIEVTGNQKAESPPRSTQ; the protein is encoded by the coding sequence ATGAAGTACGAAGTATTCGCACGCATCAGAGCCGGCGACGAACTCATCCACGTCGGCAACGTGGACGCACCGGACGACAGACTAGTGAAGTCGTACGCGCGGACGACGTTCGACGAGGAGGACTGGGACCGGATGGTCGCGGTTCCCCGCGACGAACTCATCGAAGTGACCGGGAACCAGAAGGCGGAATCGCCGCCCAGGAGCACACAATGA
- a CDS encoding metal-sulfur cluster assembly factor, whose protein sequence is MSKTSETQIDELGFGPFDIGPDGTETELEEAVWMNLDEIPDPHLPLSLVEMAMIYDVSVDRDGVARVDLSFPCMGCPAYEFIHDDIRGCLRTMDGVTDVEIDVVWDPVWSKDMLDEHAREELRESGIAL, encoded by the coding sequence ATGAGCAAGACTTCCGAGACGCAGATCGACGAACTGGGATTCGGTCCGTTCGACATCGGCCCGGACGGCACCGAGACCGAACTGGAAGAGGCGGTCTGGATGAACCTCGACGAGATCCCCGACCCGCATCTCCCGCTGAGCCTGGTCGAGATGGCGATGATATACGACGTCAGCGTGGACAGAGACGGGGTCGCACGGGTCGACCTTTCGTTCCCGTGTATGGGCTGTCCCGCCTACGAGTTCATCCACGACGACATCCGGGGCTGCCTCCGGACGATGGACGGCGTAACCGACGTCGAGATCGACGTCGTCTGGGACCCGGTGTGGTCCAAGGACATGCTGGACGAGCACGCGCGAGAGGAACTCCGAGAATCCGGGATTGCACTATGA